One stretch of Zingiber officinale cultivar Zhangliang chromosome 6B, Zo_v1.1, whole genome shotgun sequence DNA includes these proteins:
- the LOC121991935 gene encoding pentatricopeptide repeat-containing protein At4g22760-like: protein MRGTANRQLSGRRCRCRCLSFSSSPSPSPSPSWTQAIRSAADLGRPRRALALYADMPRSGYCPDPFAAAVALKACGRIASKLIAASIHCQLHKLGFHSHVYPQTALADFYSKFEGMEAARKLFDEIPVKNVVSWNSILSMYLRAGELELARRTFHEMPVRDVVSWNSIISGYAKAGDMDTAAELFDRMPERNSASWNGMISGYINRGDMGMAREFFDEMPIRNNVSWIAMISGYTKCGDVVSARNIFNQIEKKDLYIWNAMIACYAQNGCPTEAIQSFNRMRKLDSGVELDEMTFSSVISSCSQLGNLRFGLWIEQYMHLLGIELDDHLRTAFIDLYSKCGRLEKSFELFAELRKRDIVSYSAMIMGCGINGRSNDAVELFQRMLGEKILPNSVTFIGLLSAYNHAGLVEEGYRCFASMSKKYKIAPMVDHYAIIVDLLGRKGRLDEAYQLIRKMPMQPHVGIWGALLMASRLHGNIELGEIAARNCFKMEPKEIGYYILLARLYTEVGKISKAEKVRKMVEEKGLSKTPGCSWVE from the coding sequence ATGCGGGGGACGGCGAATCGACAGCTTTCCGGCCGCCGCTGCCGCTGCCGCTGCCTTTCtttttcctcctctccctctccctctccctctccctcatgGACTCAGGCGATACGGTCCGCCGCCGACCTGGGCCGCCCCCGCCGGGCCCTGGCTTTGTACGCCGACATGCCGCGCTCCGGCTACTGCCCCGACCCCTTCGCCGCCGCCGTCGCCCTCAAGGCTTGCGGGCGAATCGCCTCCAAACTCATTGCCGCCTCCATCCACTGCCAACTACACAAGCTCGGCTTCCACTCCCACGTCTACCCTCAGACCGCTCTCGCCGACTTCTACTCTAAGTTCGAAGGAATGGAAGCCGCGCGGAAGCTGTTCGATGAAATTCCGGTGAAAAATGTCGTCTCGTGGAACTCGATCCTTTCGATGTATTTGAGAGCAGGGGAACTAGAGCTCGCTCGGAGAACGTTCCACGAAATGCCTGTTAGAGATGTTGTGTCATGGAACTCGATCATATCAGGATACGCCAAAGCTGGGGACATGGACACTGCTGCAGAATTGTTCGACCGAATGCCCGAGAGGAATTCTGCATCTTGGAATGGGATGATCAGTGGATACATTAACCGAGGAGATATGGGGATGGCACGGGAGTTCTTCGATGAAATGCCTATTAGGAACAATGTTTCATGGATTGCAATGATATCTGGATACACAAAGTGTGGTGACGTTGTATCTGCAAGGAATATATTTAATCAGATCGAAAAGAAGGATCTTTACATATGGAATGCGATGATTGCTTGCTATGCGCAGAACGGATGCCCCACAGAGGCCATTCAGTCATTCAACAGGATGAGGAAGCTCGAttcaggtgtcgaactggatgaGATGACTTTTTCGAGCGTTATATCATCCTGTTCACAGTTGGGGAACTTGAGGTTTGGATTGTGGATTGAGCAGTATATGCACCTGCTAGGAATTGAATTGGACGATCACTTGAGAACTGCTTTTATTGATTTATACTCAAAATGTGGTCGCTTGGAGAAATCCTTTGAGCTGTTTGCAGAATTGAGGAAGAGGGATATAGTGTCTTATAGTGCAATGATTATGGGCTGTGGCATCAACGGGAGATCTAATGATGCGGTTGAATTGTTTCAGAGGATGTTAGGTGAAAAAATTCTGCCTAATTCAGTGACTTTTATTGGGCTTCTTTCGGCATATAACCATGCTGGTTTGGTTGAGGAAGGCTACAGGTGTTTTGCTTCCATGtccaaaaaatataaaattgcACCAATGGTAGATCACTATGCAATCATAGTGGACCTTCTTGGTCGTAAGGGTAGGTTGGATGAAGCATACCAATTGATCAGAAAAATGCCGATGCAACCTCATGTCGGCATTTGGGGAGCCTTGCTTATGGCTTCTAGGCTTCATGGCAACATAGAACTTGGAGAGATTGCTGCAAGGAATTGCTTTAAGATGGAGCCTAAAGAGATTGGATACTATATTCTTTTAGCCCGTCTCTATACTGAAGTTGGGAAAATCAGCAAGGCTGAGAAAGTGAGGAAGATGGTAGAAGAAAAAGGATTATCTAAGACACCAGGATGTAGCTGGGTAGAATGA
- the LOC121991936 gene encoding AT-hook motif nuclear-localized protein 1-like, with product MEARDRAVTSHAAAEGSGSYQPPPPTAAAVSEEKPSGMGGLVAAAVAAAAAAAPPGVAIGPTVTAAGTMPKKRGRPRKYGPDGSLLRPLNPIPISASVPAGVEYTPAAKVGAAMKRGRGRAVGLVSKSPQFGLELEPQGEMVACAAGANFTPHVINIAAGEDVTMKIISFSQQGPRAICILSANGIISNVTLRQPDSSGGTLTYEGRFELLSLSGSFMPTENEGTRSRSGGLSVSLASPDGRVVGGGVAGLLVAAGPVQVVVGSFLPSYQMEQKTKKTRIEAGSASTAPSAIPLSNPNTEEAYGGTQGQHISETPKGNPAGESWSASLQTAPVPQNSVSDANTSLPGG from the exons ATGGAGGCGAGGGACAGAGCGGTGACTTCTCATGCGGCGGCGGAGGGGTCTGGGAGTTACCAGCCGCCGCCGCCTACAGCGGCGGCCGTGAGTGAAGAGAAGCCTAGCGGGATGGGCGGGTTGGTAGCCGCCGCCGTGGCAGCGGCGGCAGCGGCTGCGCCACCTGGAGTGGCGATTGGGCCGACCGTGACTGCGGCGGGGACGATGCCGAAGAAGAGGGGACGCCCGAGGAAGTACGGCCCAGACGGGAGCTTGCTGCGGCCGCTGAACCCGATCCCGATCTCGGCGTCCGTACCTGCCGGGGTGGAGTACACGCCGGCGGCCAAGGTGGGGGCGGCGATGAAGCGAGGTAGAGGGCGGGCAGTGGGATTGGTGAGCAAGTCACCGCAGTTCGGACTCGAGTTGGAGCCTCAAG GAGAGATGGTAGCCTGCGCTGCCGGTGCAAATTTCACGCCTCATGTTATCAATATTGCCGCCGGCGAG GATGTTACTATGAAAATCATATCATTCTCACAACAAGGGCCTCGAGCTATTTGTATTTTATCTGCCAACGGTATCATCTCAAATGTTACGCTTCGTCAACCTGATTCAAGTGGCGGCACATTAACTTATGAG GGCCGGTTTGAATTACTCTCTTTATCTGGCTCATTTATGCCGACTGAAAATGAAGGAACAAGAAGCCGATCAGGTGGCCTAAGTGTTTCATTGGCAAGTCCTGACGGTCGAGTAGTCGGTGGAGGAGTTGCTGGCCTACTGGTGGCTGCTGGTCCTGTCCAG GTGGTTGTTGGAAGCTTCTTACCGAGTTACCAGATGGAGCAAAAAACAAAGAAGACAAGAATCGAAGCCGGCTCAGCTTCTACGGCACCATCCGCAATTCCTCTTTCAAACCCCAACACTGAAGAAGCATATGGCGGCACGCAAGGGCAGCATATCTCAGAAACTCCGAAGGGAAACCCTGCCGGAGAAAGTTGGTCTGCTTCGTTACAGACTGCACCGGTCCCTCAGAACTCCGTGTCGGATGCTAACACAAGTTTGCCCGGAGGTTGA
- the LOC121991934 gene encoding hypersensitive-induced response protein 4-like, with amino-acid sequence MTASFLFCACIDQASVGIVEQWGKFLRISGPGLHFFNPFAGEFLAGTLSTRVSSLDVRVETKTKDNVFVQLVCSIQYRIVKENADDAFYELQNPEEQIQAYVFDVVRAHVPRMTLDELFEQKGDVAKAVLEELEKVMGSYGFNIEQILMVDIIPDSSVRRAMNEINAAQRMQLASVYKGEAEKVLMVKKAEAEAEAKYLAGVGVAKQRQAITDGLRENILNFSHTVSGTTAKEVMDLIMVTQYFDTIKELGNSSNNTTIFIPHGPGHVKDISDQIRNGVLEAAAGSSQTNNL; translated from the exons ATGACTGCTTCGTTCTTGTTCTGCGCTTGTATTGACCAGGCGAGCGTCGGGATCGTGGAGCAGTGGGGGAAATTCCTCCGCATCTCTGGCCccggcctccacttcttcaaccccTTCGCCGGAGAGTTCCTCGCCGGCACCCTATCCACCCGCGTCTCCTCCCTGGATGTGCGCGTCGAGACCAAGACCAAG GATAATGTGTTTGTACAATTAGTTTGTTCAATTCAGTATCGCATTGTTAAAGAAAATGCTGATGATGCTTTCTACGAGTTACAAAATCCAGAAGAGCAGATCCAAGCTTATGTTTTTGATG TGGTCCGAGCACATGTTCCTAGAATGACTCTTGATGAACTCTTCGAGCAAAAAGGTGATGTGGCAAAAGCAGTCCTTGAGGAGCTAGAAAAG GTAATGGGAAGCTATGGATTTAACATTGAGCAGATTCTTATGGTTGATATTATACCAGATTCTTCTGTGCGAAGGGCTATGAATGAAATAAATGCAG CACAGAGGATGCAACTTGCTAGTGTCTACAAAGGCGAAGCTGAAAAGGTCCTCATGGTGAAGAAAGCCGAAGCTGAGGCAGAGGCCAAATACCTCGCAGGCGTTGGGGTGGCAAAGCAGCGCCAGGCGATCACTGATGGCCTGAGAGAGAACATCCTGAATTTCTCCCATACGGTATCCGGCACCACTGCTAAAGAGGTGATGGATCTGATAATGGTCACACAGTACTTTGACACCATCAAAGAACTCGGAAACTCATCGAACAATACGACCATCTTCATACCCCATGGGCCCGGTCATGTGAAAGATATCTCAGATCAGATCCGCAACGGAGTGCTGGAGGCAGCAGCAGGCAGTTCGCAGACGAACAATCTCTAA